From the Schistocerca piceifrons isolate TAMUIC-IGC-003096 chromosome 2, iqSchPice1.1, whole genome shotgun sequence genome, the window GAGTAAGAAAGTTTCATAGGTTGATTCCCTCAACTCACATTGATCATGCAGCTCTTGCAAGAATGTGGGGGTTAATGCAGAGGATATCTCAAATTTTGACAGTGCTGAAGATAACTCTGCAGATGGGAGGTGAAATGAACCTTTACTGGAGCAAAAAAATTCAGTATTGCTTGATGAGACACCCTATATTTATTTATAAGAGTGTCTTATGGTATATACATGTGTGGTTAAGTgccaaaatataaaacaaaatgctCATGCTTCAATCACTACTATAATGTTTCTCTGTGATTTGTTATGTCTTTCAAATGGCAGAAAGAGTCAAGGCTATACCACCTCCAACAGAATTGTGGTAGTAAAGCACTGTTCACCAGTCTGTGATATTGAAAATAACCTTTGTACCTTTCACACAATTTTGGATCTGTGGTATGTGATACCACTTCCGAAAGAGGCAAGGAATTCCATGTCACTGCATGGCTAGTGTAACCCTGCACTAGAGGTCTACCTACATAAATAAAACACAACTACTGAAAGTTAACTGCCGTGTTACAGTGCTCCAGAGACTTTTAGAAAACCTTTAAATGTAGGCTTTAAATGGAGTGAGTGCTTGAGAAGTGCAGTCATGGTATTATTAAGGTTGTATTGAGCATGTGGACTGTCGAAATAAGTGTCAGACAGTATTAGTTAGCAGGAATAGTGTATAGAACTAATATGTTCATTTGCACAAGACTTTAAAAATATTCACTTCTGATTTAGGCTTCAGCAACATTTTTGGATTACAGGCAAGTATCATTTCTCAGGAACAGTGCTTCAGTTTCATTTTTGCTCCAGCTGTCGTGATTCAGatacatcggggggggggggggggggggggggtaaccggaaaggcatccggccactcTTTATAACTAAACAATCCAAATCCGTTCATAACCACAGTGACCTTGTGCAGATGCAGGAGAGAGGGACCAAAAAATAATCCAGATGAAAGATGTTTGGTAGGTCTCTTATAAAAAGGGTTCTGCAGTGACAATGAGAAGCTGTTATTTGTTTAAATATGGTAGATACATTGTCCAATGAAACAGTTCGACATGGTGTGTAGAAATAGTCACAAGCCATCTTCTGCATAGATATTGATTTTCTTGTGTCCTTCAGGCACTGAATTTCTTTTGCAAGGTATTCAGGAACTTTTAAAATGGCCTCTGACATGATACAAaccaacaactttttttttaataaaggctttactttgatagtgatggaacGGTGCAAGTAGGGGTGAGATTGTGGTTACATTGACTGTCAGAtgttctacagtgactgtatcaacaagCTGGTCTCCTGTTGGGAAATATGTGtatggctccagggtgactttgttgaaaaataaaatatatgtaggcatgacgaataaagatgtagaatgttgataaagtTTGCTTTactcaaaaagctttaagagttttcgcacaaaaaattcagaagcattactttccagCGTGCTATCGTAATAAGGAAAAGGATGAGTTATATAAATAAAAGATTGAGTTTTGCATTGTCAGCACTTTATGCGTTGTCTTCTGTCATCCTTCCACCCATATTTCCATTTGTTAGAAAGAGTTCTTGTGTTGCAATTAAGTTCAAATATTCACATTGAGCCAGTCAACATTTACACTGTTGATAAGTATgggcattttcattcatttattcaacatcaataattaaattttatttgcctttttatattttgtaaatcttaTTTTTTTCATGTGATAGTATATTGAGTAATGCCGTTTTTCCTAGTGTACGATGATTTTTGCTCTGTTTTGTTGCAGGTTGTCAGTAGCAATGAGGAAAATGCCTTTGCAGCTATGCATCAGTGTATCTTAGAGGTCTTCCATGCCCTTTCTTTCAGTAAGTCACCTACTGAATTACAGGCTGACTCACCAGTTTCTGTAGAAACAacacaactatcggaagaattagAAAATGTCGAAGCTTTAGCAAAACCTGAAGCTGAAAATAAAACTGTAGAAGATGATAAATCATTTACAGCCTTTTATAGGTACAGAACTAGTACTAAGGAAAGGGTGTTTGTACCACAAGGACGTAAGCAAACAACAGATGAATTTATTTCCATTGGATCCACAGAAGAAAATATCACTTCTCTGCAAAGTTTGAAAGGAATTTCAGTAAATTTTTCATCCTTGGATAGAATGAATTTGAAAAGGAAGAATAAATCAGAGAATCAGTCAGGAATCAATGACTTTGGTGTGGAGTACAGATTGCATGAAATAAAACGGATACGACCAAATCCAGAtaaaaagaagaaactgaaagtaaaaaaaataaaaacagtaaactaATAAACTAGTTTCAgtttgtcctttcacatccttgaCAACTTAAAATGCCATGATATTTCTGCACTGTATTTATTAAGGTGACAATATTGGACACATGAAGCTGACCAAGTTGTGTACAGTATTTACATGGGAGGCAGAAATCTTTAAGACAGAGTTACAGTAGAAAAGTATTGAAACCTTATTTCTATGAAGTGAATTTTCAATTAATTACAGAAAAAAAAGGTGCAGACTCTACCGGATACTTTCATCACATCatcttaaaattttgttttgttaaagCATTATCATTTCTGAAGGGATTACCCAATGAAACAAATGCGGAGAATCTAGGTACAAGGGATAAGAAACAGTATGATGTATGAGAGAGTAAGGAAATAGCATATCTTCTCATCCTCATTTCCTTCATGTcctgtatatttttaaattatgaacCTGCataatgcagtattttttttttcttattactacCATGAATTGAAAACAAGTAGACATAATACCAACATGTGTAATACAGTAAAAATGTCACAAAAGTCAGAAGTATGATGAACTCCTTTTGCCAGATGAACTGGTGTTCAAAGATTGTATCGTGAAAATTCTTGTCTCTTTCATTAAAATATAGCCCTGCCTAGATGATTATAAAAGATTTTAAGAAGTTAGACAACCACTCTTTGTTTCATAAACCTTCACTGTACAATTTTCTTAGGCTACGATAATAACTATGAAATTTTCCAAAAAGTACCTACATCTcgtcaaaatatttttataaagttATATGCTCCAGTTTATCATTTCTAACCATGTAGTGAAGGTTTTCAGAAGACACTTTCTCAAGAAAATTGTTTAGGAACATGTCTGGAGACTTGAATCAATCCACAATTTTTATAGCCAGTGTACGATTTGCAGGGGGGTTTGGGGAGATTCCCCCCCTCTGCATTAGACCATCCCCTCctttggttttagtttatgcatcacaacctgggatgtttatttcccatgcactggagtaaaacttatataatttaaatttgtggagccgaacactgaaagtttttaatacagtcttactattaatatgtttgcttattaattttgaaaaaagtgttatgtagtagtgaagcatttcaaaacatttagaactaaatcatcattcgcatgttgttgttgttgctttcgtctaaggtacGTCATCTGTTTACTTGCGAGCTTgagagggaagtagtgtggcagtcataccgcagcagtcgtaccgcagaggGGTAAGCTAGTggctgaaattcccaccccgggccctgacacaggaTGGTGACCGGCCCGGTACCTGTACGAACATTTgccgttaggccaccttttggcaacggtatggtGCAGACTAAcacgcctgggacgaaagcacaaagtAGTGCAAAGTGAGCAGCAATACCTACCAGACGGGATCGGACAGTCTGACTTCACTAGCCGCGAACCACGTTGGTTGGAGCTTAACACAGGCTCCCCAGCATCGCGTACTCCAAATTAAATGGTGCTGTTCATTTGTTGCCTCGCGTTTGCCAAACACACGGCGATcttcacacgttcccgcttcagtagcttcattagtGAGTTGAGTGTGTCCAGGCCTGTAAGAACTACGGAATTTCAGGATGGCATTCGAACAAAGtaaaatttctgatttccttaagagCAGTGCATTACCTGATACGTTTACAAACTCTGACAATCAGGATACTAACAGTGATGCTAAAAGAGTTAAAATAGACAGTGAATGTAGAAAAAGAAAACGATAATGATGGTGCTAATGCAGG encodes:
- the LOC124776858 gene encoding uncharacterized protein LOC124776858; translated protein: METPVLTKNQQKRTLAGKKKPREKCLRNVLVKPKIFANLVADEAVAENIFKTLESTINESEEQITSDVKTSKCDNPKRKTEKNKRQRVLKEKGLRKYLCLGVNEVARAVEGGHILSVLLEKDVDPQFMVSHIGTLCAVHNIPCIVVSGLRNRTSRAFGFPCICLGVKVVSSNEENAFAAMHQCILEVFHALSFSKSPTELQADSPVSVETTQLSEELENVEALAKPEAENKTVEDDKSFTAFYRYRTSTKERVFVPQGRKQTTDEFISIGSTEENITSLQSLKGISVNFSSLDRMNLKRKNKSENQSGINDFGVEYRLHEIKRIRPNPDKKKKLKVKKIKTVN